The window AAGGATCTATTAAAGAAGCGGCATCACCCACCAGCATATAATTATCGCCGGAGAGTTTTCTTTTTTTACTGCCGAGTGGTAATCCATATCCTTTCACATCATCCACAATTTCTGCATTTGCAAATCTTTCTTTTAGTGCAGGATATTTTTCAATTACTTCTGCTAATTTTTGTTTCAGATTTATTTTGCGTTTGCTCACCACATCACTGCGCATTCCCAAACCAATATTATAAGTATTATCAGATAGCGGAAATATCCAGAAATATCCGGGAAGAAAATCTTTTAAGAAATGCAATTCAATAAAATTACCGTCATTAATTCCACTTACATTTTTATAATATGCACGCACACCGGCACAATAATGTTTTCTTTCCACTTCGATTTTACCTTGTTGTTTTGCAAACTGCGATTGAGCACCATCGGCAGCAATAACAAGTTTTGTATGAATTTCAAAAGCGTTGTTTTTTGTGCGCACTATATATCCATCAGTAATTTTTTCAAAACTTTCTGTTGCTGTATTTTCCAACAAATGAATTAAGGATTGTTGTTTTACAAGATTGATAAGAAAATTATCGAAGTCAATACGTTTTGAAATAAATCCCGGTGCAAGTCCCCGTTCTTTATTACTTGCATAATCCATTTTAAAAGGAATGCTCAGCGCCTCCTGATTGGGTGCAACAAATGTTACTCCCCAGCAATCGAGTGTTTTAGAATTAATGCTTAATTGCGGAATAATATTTTTATCTAATCGGTTGAATACTTCCACTACTTTCCCGCTGAGTGCATCACCACAAATTTTATCTCTGGGAAAAGTGGCTTTATCAATTACAATACAGGAAATATTTTCTTTTGCAAGAAACAATGCAGTGGCTGCACCACCCGGTCCTGCACCTAATACTAATACATCTGTCTTTAAAATTTCTGCCATGGAAGCGCAAAGGTAAACAAGCGAAAGGGGAAAAGAATTATTAGTGAGTAATTATAAAAAGAGGATTAAAACGTTTTTTTAATAGTACCGAATACAGAGGCAGTATTAAATGTATTGGGTGCGATGAAACCGAGAAGACTATTAGAACCAACACGAAGAAATACAGAATTAAATATTTTTTTTTCTATATCAACACCAATTCCAAAACCACCAAAGCCACCCACATTTATAATTCCTGAAATCTGTAAACTTTGATTAATAAAATTTTTACCGAATCTACCATATAAATAAATCTGATAAGGTGTAAATAAATAATATTGCGCTCCTGCATTTATGAATAAATCGTTGCTTGAAAAATATTTAGTAAACGATACATTTAATTTAGCCGGTGTTGCAGTTCGAAATGAAAGATTAGTAGTATCAATACCCAGAATATCAAAAATAGAATCATTACCTCCATCACTGTTTGTTCCGCTTGCATTAAATACATAAGTGATATCAATGCCGTCAAAAATATAACTGGTATCGGCAATATAATTATTGGGTGTGTTATTCCAATACATCATTCCCATATCCTGAATGCCTACATTTATTTCAAATCGTTTTTCTTTGTTTTGAAATTTTGTAAATACATCAAAACTATATCCTGTTCCTTTGGTGTTATCAAAACTAACAGGTTCATTGCCACTGTTATTATATTCAAAATCCATAGTGATATCAAGATATTCTCCACCGGGTGCTGTTGCCAAAATACCTTGATGGATATTTGCCTGATTTGCAGAAAGTCCTTGTACAAATCCACCTGCAATACCGAGAATAAGATTTCCTTTTTTTACCGAAAACTGTTTTACAAACCCCGCTTTATATTCTATTAAAGAATATCCACTGAATGCACTATTAGAAAATGTAGCAGTATCACCTTCATATAATTTATTTCCATAAAAAGCGATATTAAAAAAATCACGGGTGTATGCCAGTGATTGAAAATAATTATAACTACCACCAAAAAATATTGCTGAATTTTTGCAAAGGCTATCTGTTTTAAAACTGATGTAGAAGTCTGATTCAAAATCTAATCCGCCATAATTTAAATCTTTCAACCGTTTGCTTACATTATCTTTTTCTTCATCATCAATGTATCCGCCAAATAATAATTTATCGGTAAATGATACCGGTTGAGCAGAACTGCCCACTAAAAATTCAGAACCAAAATGCACACTTACTTTTCCGCTATCGGATAAATGCAATTGCGTTGGATCAAACCATGAAAAAATATTTGATGAAACCGAATATACAGAATCTGTTTGCGCAGATACACTGAATGCTATTGCAATAATTATAAAAGTAAACAGGTTGCGCATCAATAGTTACCCAAGTTTATGCGGTAATTAAAATCTGCCCGCAAATTGAAATGCAAATCGTAATCACTATAAATTCGAATGTGATCGCCGCAGCCGGGTAGGGTAGTGGTATTATATCGCACAGTTACTATTGCATTTTCTGCAAGCAAAAAATTCTGCATGCGGTCTTCATTAATAAACACTTTCATCTCTGTATTTGTGCTGTCATACACTCTGCAATCGGGAGATAACACACCGGCTTGAATTGGTGTTGCAGAAAAATCAAGACTGTCTAATCGTGTTCCGAATTCATCTATAAATACAAACCATAATTCTGCTTCAAACGGAAAATCATTATCCACTTCTAAAATCAAGTCGCCACTTAAAATATTTTCAGGATGATCCATTGCATTTAAATCAACAGAAAATTTATCCTGCATCACCAAATCATTAGCAATTAAATTTAATGGAACCACCATATCTAAATTTGCTTTGAGTCTGCTGTCTTCTAAAATAAAATCCTGATAATTATATGCGTTACCATTTGGATTAATATCCATAGTAACATCATAACTTATTTCATCGGGTAAAATCTCTAACAACTCTTTAATATTGGAATTGGAAGTATTTAAAACCACATTTGTAATGCCGGGTAAGAAGGGATTTTTTTGCGCACGATGTACCGGAATTATTTGCCCAACTACTGTAGGTGCTATTAATGTTTTAGAAATTCCGCTGCGTGTATTTGTTGCAGTCATACTGTGTAAAATTGCATTCGCATCTGCACCAATTCCATTTTCAATATTCAATAACACATCCACCTGATCAAATAAAAGTTCGCCGGAAATAATTGTTCTAAATACATCAATATTTTTCAATGTATCTTTTAATATTTCGGTGGACTGACCTAAATATCCTTCTACAGATTTTGGTATAATATCTTTTAATCCATACACTAAAGAAATACTATCGAGTAAAGAAATGGTTACCACATTTCCGGTAGAATCAATACTTGCAACAAACTCTTGATAAAATGTATTGTAACCAATACCGCTGCTTCCACGCAAATCAACTGTGTAATCATCTAAAGGAAAAGCTTCACTCACCGTAGTACTTCCACCAACAGGCGCAGGTGGCACTTTGGTAATTATAGAAACATTATTTCCGAAAGGATCTACAGCACCCGGAATATTATACACGATATAAATAGTATCCTTCATCGTACTTACCACATCTATCACCACATTGCCCGATTTAATTTCCATACTTGTAAATTCCGGACCACCCATATCATATACCACATCATTTTTTCTGTTCACTAAATTTTGTGCGGGAAATATTGCAGTAGCTTCTAATAAATTTAAATCATAAGCCGACATGGTAATAACAAATGCATCTGCAGTATCAATTAAAACATTTTCGCCAAGACTACCCGGCGAATCAAAATTTGTTATCTCGGCAATTAAATCTCCATCCACAGTTTTGCCGTCTAAAGATGTTGTTGAAATAACTGTTTCTCCAACATCAATTAAAGGGATTGTTTCATCAACGATGATTGCACCATCAGAAGAATTTTTAATTAACAACGAAAGATTTGTCAATGGAATTGGAAAACCATTATATACTTGAATATCTAAAAATCCGGTTTCAATAGTTGCCGATTCAAAAAATGAATTTGCATCAATAGGTTGTTCGCCGGAACTGAAACCTAAAATTGGATCTATCGGCACCATGTTGCCATTGTTTAAAATAATATAAGTGCCATAAGGAAATCCTAAAGCAGTAGCAACCTGACCTAATGAAATTTGATTGGTTAATGTGCGGTCGGTTAATCCTAACGAATCCAAAGAAACATATACCTGAACAATGGTATCGGGAATTGATAAACCTTCTTCCGCAAGATTTAAATCAATTAATTGTTGACGATACACAAGGTCAACACCATCATCACTATTAATTTCTTTCAGACTGTCGGCAAGAATATCGGTGATGTTTAAATTACCCTGAAGAATAGGAGTGAGCAATCCGATATCCCATGTCGTATCTTCTTTACGACGACAACTGTTCAGCAAAATTGCTGCAACAATAATTAATATGATATGAGTGGTGAATTTCTTCAAGTTGAGTAATGCGAAGATAAACAGTTAAAATAAGGTGGTTGCATCATACAGTTAATAATCGTTGTTTTATTGCTTCTACATTACCTTTTGGAATTGCTTCAATCAGTTTTTTAGTATAGTCAGATTGCGGATTATTATAAATAACATCTGCAGGTCCTTGTTCTTCAATTTTTCCTTTATTCATCACCAACATACGATCGCTCATAAATTTTACAACACTGAGATCATGGCTTATAAAAATATAACTAAAACCAAATTCGCTGCGCAAATCCATTAATAAATTTAATACTTGCGCCTGCACAGAAACATCGAGTGCAGAAACTGATTCATCACAAATAATAAATCTGGGATTTAATGCCAATGCTCTTGCAATACAAATTCGTTGACGTTGTCCGCCGGAAAATTCATGCGGATATCTGCCATACACATCCGCCGGCATATTAACTTTTTCCAATAACTCAATTGTTTTTTCTTTGCGTTGTTTATCATTATTGTAAAGTGCATGTACTTGCATCGGTTCTAAAATTGCATAGCCGATTGTCAACCGTGGATTTAATGAACTGTATGGATCCTGAAAAATAATCTGCATTTCCTTGCGCACTTGCTTCATCGCATTATGATCTAAAGCAAGAATATCTTTACCCATAAATTCTACTGTTCCTGAAGTAGGTTCTTGCAAACGGATTATAGTGCGACCTAATGTGGTTTTTCCGCAGCCACTTTCACCAACAAGTCCTAGTGTTTCGCCTGGATAAACATTTAGACTTACATCATCCACGGCTTTAATCCAATCTGTTGTTTTACCTAAAAAATTTTTATTAGTTGGGAAATAAGTTTTTAAATGTTCAACTTTTAAAATTGGATTTTGCTTTGGAAGATTTTCTAATCTATCTGCAATTTCTTTTTCAGTAACAATAATCTCGTGCAAATCTGTTTTTTTTTCAATGATATTTCCATCCGCATCCTCTTCCATAAAATCACTGATCACCGGTAATTTTTTCAATCGCTTTTGCAGAGGTGGTCGGCATGCCATTAAACCTTTTGTATAAGGATGTTGTGGATTTTCAAAAATATCGAGCACAGTTCCCTGCTCCACAATATGACCTTTGTACATTACCAAAACACGATCAGCAATATCTGCAATTACACCGAGGTCGTGCGTGATGAACATAATGGATGCTCTGATTTTATTTTTCAGTTCAGCCATCAAATCCAATATTGTTTTTTGCACAGTTACATCCAACGCAGTAGTCGGTTCGTCGGCAATTAAAATATCGGGATTACAACTCATCGCCATTGCAATCATCACCCGTTGTTTTTGTCCGCCACTTAATTCATGCGGATATGCTTTATAAATGCGCAATGGATCCGGCAATTGCACACTTTGAAATAAAGAGAGTGTAAGTTCCTTTGCTTGTTTTTTATTTTTCTTTTGATGCAACATTATTGCTTCATCCACTTGAGAGCCGCAAGTAAAAACAGGATTTAAACTTGTCATGGGTTCTTGGAAAATCATGGAGATATCATTCCCACGAAAGCGCCGCATTTCTTTTTCAGGAAGCGTTGCTAAATCAACAATACCTTTTGAGTCATGATATAATATTTGACCACTCACTATTTTTCCCGGTGGCCAGGGAATTAGTCGCATGATAGATAAAGAGGTAACAGATTTACCTGAACCTGATTCACCCACAATGCCAACGGTTTCTCCACGATAAATATTAAAAGAAATATTATCTACGGCTTTTATAGTTCTTCCTTCACTATAAAAATGAGTAGATAAGTTTTTTACTTCCAAAAGCAATTCCTGCGACATGGAGTAAAAATAAAAAGCTTGTTTAGATTATGTTGTAGGATTTAAACAAACCTGCGTTGAGTATGTAATAAAATCGGGAATAGGTTGGCTTATATCAATTTACTTTCGCTCTTTGCTACATGGGAATCAAAGTAGATTCTGGTTATATTTCCTTCTTTGGCTTGAATTCCCGACCTTTGCATACAGTTTCACTTAATTTTTATTACAAATCACCATTTTCTTAGGATATATACTTGTTTAATGATGGATAAGCGGATTTCTTAAGAGAAGTAAATTCTTTGAAGTATGACACGAAACATGGGAATTTGGATTGACGGCTCAAAGGCTGTGATAATTGAATTAAATGGCGATGAGGCTATTATTCAGGAAGTGCTGGCGAATGTTGACTACCGGGAAAGAATTCCGGGCGAAGGAAAAAACGCTGCAGGATTTGGCAATCAGTATTTTGACATGGAACACAGAAAGGAACACAGAATACAAGATCAGCGAAAACATTTTTTGGATAATGTGCGCACACATGCACTTAGTGCAGATCAATTAGTAGTGTTTGGGCCCGCAGGTACAAAAACGGAACTTGAAAAAATGTTTAGATTAGATCATATCATGGCTGGAAAATTATTGGCAGTACATACTGCACCTGTTATGACACATAATCAAATGACTGCCTGGATACGTAAGTATTTTAAAAATACGCATGTAGAGTTGTAGTCATTAAAAACACATTCCGGATTTTATTTTTAAAGCAGTAGATTTTTCTACTGCTTTATTATTTTTTGGAATTGATATTTGCCGTTTACTTTACACATCACAGTATAAATTCCCGCAGCAAAATTTTCAATGGTAATTGTTTTTGTTATCGTTGTTTCAGATTGGTCTGTATAAATACTTTTTCCGCTAATATCAAAAATGCGTACATCACTGATTTGTGCATTGCCATCCGATGCAATTATTATATTGGAAATAACAGGATTTGGTGAAATAGTTATTTTAATAGAATGCATTTCTGTTGTAAAAATATCTGTCAACACATCTAAACTATAGCGTGAAAAAAATCTCCATATTTCCTGACTTGCATTAATATCTAAATTGGTAACACCTAAAATAAATATGGTGCCCGGCCATGTATGTCCACCGCCATTAATTCTGAAAAATTCCACATCGGCATTATTAGTACCACCGGAATAAATAAAATGTGTTGCAGTACATCCATCACCCGGATTTGTATCTGGCACTTCTATAACTTCTGGTGTAGGATTGCAATTATTAAACTCTACCCAATAATTCACCACATCTTCAATCGGTATAAATGATTCTGTACCATCATAAGGAACGGTAAGGTC of the Bacteroidota bacterium genome contains:
- a CDS encoding T9SS type A sorting domain-containing protein → MRKLKFILILLLCIAILPKAKAQVSLIENIVVDGLTRSYRVYIPAMYDGSSAVPLLLNLHGYGSNAFQQEFYGEFRNIADTANFILVCPDGTFDIYGFQYWNCFVADNIGVDDVKFLSNLIDTISSDYNINANRIYSTGMSNGGFMSYSLAGELSERIAAIASVTGDITYERFPAIMPTHPIPVMEIHGTADLTVPYDGTESFIPIEDVVNYWVEFNNCNPTPEVIEVPDTNPGDGCTATHFIYSGGTNNADVEFFRINGGGHTWPGTIFILGVTNLDINASQEIWRFFSRYSLDVLTDIFTTEMHSIKITISPNPVISNIIIASDGNAQISDVRIFDISGKSIYTDQSETTITKTITIENFAAGIYTVMCKVNGKYQFQKIIKQ
- a CDS encoding geranylgeranyl reductase family protein, giving the protein MLKTDVLVLGAGPGGAATALFLAKENISCIVIDKATFPRDKICGDALSGKVVEVFNRLDKNIIPQLSINSKTLDCWGVTFVAPNQEALSIPFKMDYASNKERGLAPGFISKRIDFDNFLINLVKQQSLIHLLENTATESFEKITDGYIVRTKNNAFEIHTKLVIAADGAQSQFAKQQGKIEVERKHYCAGVRAYYKNVSGINDGNFIELHFLKDFLPGYFWIFPLSDNTYNIGLGMRSDVVSKRKINLKQKLAEVIEKYPALKERFANAEIVDDVKGYGLPLGSKKRKLSGDNYMLVGDAASLIDPFTGEGIGNAVMSGMCAAMQAKECIANNNFSADYLKAYDTTVYRRLWHELKLSYRMQQLVNYPWLFNFVVKKANTNKVLRETISVMFEDIDLREKLRKPSFYFQLLFSK
- a CDS encoding ABC transporter ATP-binding protein, giving the protein MSQELLLEVKNLSTHFYSEGRTIKAVDNISFNIYRGETVGIVGESGSGKSVTSLSIMRLIPWPPGKIVSGQILYHDSKGIVDLATLPEKEMRRFRGNDISMIFQEPMTSLNPVFTCGSQVDEAIMLHQKKNKKQAKELTLSLFQSVQLPDPLRIYKAYPHELSGGQKQRVMIAMAMSCNPDILIADEPTTALDVTVQKTILDLMAELKNKIRASIMFITHDLGVIADIADRVLVMYKGHIVEQGTVLDIFENPQHPYTKGLMACRPPLQKRLKKLPVISDFMEEDADGNIIEKKTDLHEIIVTEKEIADRLENLPKQNPILKVEHLKTYFPTNKNFLGKTTDWIKAVDDVSLNVYPGETLGLVGESGCGKTTLGRTIIRLQEPTSGTVEFMGKDILALDHNAMKQVRKEMQIIFQDPYSSLNPRLTIGYAILEPMQVHALYNNDKQRKEKTIELLEKVNMPADVYGRYPHEFSGGQRQRICIARALALNPRFIICDESVSALDVSVQAQVLNLLMDLRSEFGFSYIFISHDLSVVKFMSDRMLVMNKGKIEEQGPADVIYNNPQSDYTKKLIEAIPKGNVEAIKQRLLTV